Proteins encoded within one genomic window of Papio anubis isolate 15944 chromosome X, Panubis1.0, whole genome shotgun sequence:
- the SYP gene encoding synaptophysin — MLLLADMDVVNQLVAGGQFRVVKEPLGFVKVLQWVFAIFAFATCGSYSGELQLSVDCANKTESDLSIEVEFEYPFRLHQVYFDAPTCRGGTTKVFLVGDYSSSAEFFVTVAVFAFLYSMGALATYIFLQNKYRENNKGPMLDFLATAVFAFMWLVSSSAWAKGLSDVKMATDPENIIKEMPVCRQTGNTCKELRDPVTSGLNTSVVFGFLNLVLWVGNLWFVFKETGWAAPFLRAPPGAPEKQPAPGDAYGDAGYGQGPGGYGPQDSYGPQGGYQPDYGQPAGGGGGGYGPQGDYGQQGYGPQGAPTSFSNQM; from the exons ATGCTGCTGCTGGCAGACATGGACGTGGTGAATCAG CTGGTGGCTGGGGGTCAGTTCCGGGTGGTCAAGGAGCCCCTCGGCTTTGTGAAGGTGCTGCAATGG GTCTTCGCCATCTTCGCCTTTGCCACATGCGGCAGCTACAGTGGGGAGCTCCAGCTGAGCGTGGATTGTGCCAACAAGACCGAGAGTGACCTCAGCATCGAGGTCGAGTTCGAGTACCCCTTCAG GCTGCACCAAGTGTACTTTGATGCACCCACCTGCCGAGGGGGCACCACCAAGGTCTTCTTAGTTGGGGACTACTCCTCGTCAGCCGAATTCTTTGTCACCGTGGCTGTGTTTGCCTTCCTCTACTCCATGGGGGCTCTGGCCACCTACATCTTCCTGCAGAACAAGTACCGAGAGAATAACAAAGGGCCCATGCTG GACTTTCTGGCCACGGCTGTGTTTGCCTTCATGTGGCTAGTTAGCTCATCGGCATGGGCCAAGGGGCTGTCAGATGTGAAGATGGCCACAGACCCAGAGAACATTATCAAGGAGATGCCCGTCTGCCGCCAGACAGGGAACACATGCAAGGAACTGAGAGACCCTGTGACCTCGGGACTCAACACCTCGGTG GTGTTCGGCTTCCTGAACCTGGTGCTCTGGGTCGGCAACCTGTGGTTCGTGTTTAAGGAGACAGGCTGGGCCGCCCCGTTCCTGCGCGCGCCTCCCGGTGCCCCCGAGAAACAACCGGCACCCGGGGACGCCTACGGAGATGCGGGCTACGGGCAGGGCCCCGGCGGGTACGGGCCCCAGGATTCCTACGGGCCTCAGGGCGGCTACCAGCCTGACTACGGTCAACCAGCCGGCGGCGGTGGCGGTGGGTACGGGCCTCAGGGCGACTATGGGCAGCAAGGCTACGGCCCGCAGGGTGCACCCACCTCCTTCTCCAATCAGATGTAG